From the genome of Candidatus Caldatribacterium sp.:
CGGCAATTCCTACTGGACATTGTTTTTGGAGCTGGATTCACCGTGATTGGCCTTCCAGGCAGAGAAATGGAGGGCGTTATTCAGTCTGCCCTACGGTTTGGCCTCGATTTTGACGATGCCTATCAGTACACTCTTGCCAATCACTATGGACTCACAA
Proteins encoded in this window:
- a CDS encoding PIN domain-containing protein, yielding MIGLPGREMEGVIQSALRFGLDFDDAYQYTLANHYGLTIVSFDSDFDRTEKGRKLPAELP